From the Lathyrus oleraceus cultivar Zhongwan6 chromosome 3, CAAS_Psat_ZW6_1.0, whole genome shotgun sequence genome, the window TTGTTACTCTTCCACTTTCCTTTACCTTTCCTCTTCCAAGATTCATTACTACCACTTCCTTTTTTCTGAGATTGTGTAAACAATGCCTTCTCAGTTTCTCTCTCATATTTCTTGACACCATCTCTATTCTTCAATTTCAATTCATGAGCTTCTAAAGAACATATTAATTGTTCCAATTTCGACGTGTCTAGGTCCTTAGATTGTTCAATTGCAACAACTAAATTATCAAATTTAGGTGTTAAACCCGTGATAACCTTTCAACCTTCATTGAACCAGTAACTGCTTTACCGCAACTCTTCATCTGGTTGGTTAGTATAGTTAACCTGATCAGGAATTGTGCTACTGTCTCATTTGGTTCCATTTGCAATTGACCTAATTGACGCCTTAAAGCCATCAATTTCACCTCCTTGGTTTGTCTATCGCTGGCGTAAGTGGTTGCAAGAACATCCCAAGCTTCTTTGGCCGTCTCATATTCAATTATCTTTTCCAAGAAATTCGAATCTACACATTGATGGAGGAAGTATATCGCCTTGTCGTCTTTCTTCATTTGTTCACGGCGAGTTTCCCTCGCCGCCTCCGTTGGTGTTTCGTCAAGCGGTGTCACTCCACTACGAATGACATCTAGAACACCCTGATACCTAAAGACAACCTTCATTTGCACTGTCCATCTTTCATAATTGCTGTCGTCAAAGATTGGAAGTTTCGCATGAATTTGATCACTGGTTTTTGATGTTTCTGCCATGTTCGCCGTCGTGCGTGGTTGTGGATCGTCTTGTCTGATGCCAATCTGTTGGAATGAAAATTTACTATTCTATTGATTCACTGTTGTTGTTATCGGTTCTTGGAAATGAGAGCGAATGAAAGTAACAGTATTTTCACGTAAACAATCATGCAGAGAGAGACAATGAATGAATGAATCATTGTTCCATTCACGTTTTAATTGACTTATTACAATGCGTATTTATAACACTTAGACAAAATTAAACTAATGGTAACGCGTGAATTTACCATTACCTAATTACAGTTAAATGAATTTTAACCGTCCACTAATAATAATTGTCAATAATACACAAGTCTTAATTACCTCACAATAATTTATACACTTTCATTAAAATTACGATTAACTCATTTTTTACAAACTAAATAACAAAAGATTGTAGATCATAAAACCTATAACAGTATATAAAGACAAAACATTCTTTTGGGTAGTCTATTTTTTTCCCTCTTTTGCCCTTTAAAACTATTCAGAAATTACCTAAATAAAAATTAACTTCACCTTTCATTTTATATTTGAATTGTTGTACAAAATAATTATATTGCAAAAGAAAAACTAACCTTAACTTCAAATTGAAATACTAACTTCCAATTGAAATCGTAATAGCAGTTTCCATGTATCTCCATTTTGTTTATTTATCAAATCGTTCTCTTAAAAAACTAATCACATTACCAAAACACCAAATTCTATCACAAAATTGTTGTAAAAAAAAAATTACCATGATTTGATCAATTTATCAAATTCCATATGTTCATAATATCTGCGCATCAAAAAGTAATTCAAAAGCTTTCTGCAATTTAAATTTAAGCGTGTCTAATAATAATTGGCTGTGTAATgtgaatattttttttaattatccaatttttttaaaaaaaattcaaaaataactaaaatttaaaaaaaattccaaaaatggTCATTTTTGGCCCTAAAATGAACTaaggcgccaccctagttggcgcctacccttaaggggtagggcaagtcgccactaggagtggcgcctacccttaaaatgattttttttttaaatatttaatatgttttttttaaaaaaaaatagttttaatttaatagtttatatttattataaattataataatttatataatttacaatatatatatatatatatatatatatatatatatatatatatatatatatatatatattaatttatatatatattaatttaatttataagtaattaatagtatttataaatttttggaaaTTCTAATTCAATTTAAtacatgtaaataaataatattttgtatagattaaacaatatatttatattaaaataatacacaagacaaatattataaagatatgattaaaatgcattattacatatgatgcggtccctggtacgatccgcacggggaaggtctaattactcgcctagacggttcacgtggtggtggtgcttccctattaccacccctagtcctaacgcgtccccttgctgtttgccgttgtggttgggtcgaagtcccttcagtgctgtaggaaagacgggtcccctctgcgccctcaaagctttgtctcggtgggacaatCTGACTACTGTTGGGTGCGCCCTCGCAATGTGGTatttggtagtttagggttgaatcgggttggccaaagaacaatgtttgttgtggtgtgtagtagtcttgttggtaatcctcttgtatacccgtgtcggggctaggtggaggactggaagagctcgggacattgtcgtgatggaagtgttgggattggtggatgTGGGGGAGActgatattgtggtaggtgttgggactgttgatggtggtgggaatgttgaggttggtgttggtaatcttcatggtattggggttgagtttgtggtatgtattgttgatttggttagggggtggacatgtgttgaggtggttgttgttggtaatacggtggtggtggctgttgttggtaataaggtggtggtggttgttgttggtaatatggtggtggttgttgttggtaatactgtggtggttgttgttgttgggaatattgtggtggttgttgttgttggaagtatggttgttgcatccagggatcgtccaaatagaacgggtcagacacaatcatttctggatttgtatttgctctataccaatccacatattcccttgtcggcttcatttcgttgggcgccaccggaaattgtagaacatagtgggcacggtctttccacattttacgaaactccttagcaaattccttccaatgttgggcataccactggtggctgactttttttagatgccaaggttccaaagacataggggggcctgggatttcttgatgcattccgaattgcagcttgacacggtcactttggtgcatctccacagtggtgaaccgcattatggccgtttttgctgtccaaacagctgcatcttcggggttgggttgatgttccaatcccaaatatggcctccaaataaactgcaaagaaaaaagcaaatatgttatttattgagaatgcatgatattaataaatcagttagaagatgagtgatttagtggtaatacatcttgtgctcggagacgatccaagagttggcgataaaatataattttatttttgggggtaagactgtaatccagtccggttgtaatgaacctaaacaaaaaaagataaataatattatttacaaatatttatagaataaatatacaaaatgaaataacatcataaatttacctagttgcataggggaaggagtagacgttaggattttctggggctagcctcggcaatctccaccacccccatgtttggggcaaaaaagcacatccagaaaatgtatagtgctcattttgtgcatttttacacaaagagctatataggaatgccagtacagcagaaccccaactatacgtgcttattctatcaatgtcctcgagcaaactcaagtacataaagtttatgctatttcccgtcccttcgggaaatagcaagttcccaaacaataacataatgtaaacccgggtttttatgactttttcttgttcggacgaatcctcagtcaaagttatggagtcgtggtacaattgGAGGCTGGATAgtttaataccctgacccctaGCTTTTGCagacccctcaccctcgaccagatctacccccaacatttgaacacatatttggttgggctgttgaacatttccagtcacaggcttaccatctattctaagacccAAAATCATGTACACGTCTTctagtgtgacggtacattcaccagttggtaggtgaaaagtgtgtgtttctggtctccaacgttcacacagagcAAGAATAAATCtgacatcaattgtggcatttacgacatgcataacatgaccgaaacccgcacgctctatgtaaggtacgcaccatgggtctggataaggcatagggtgtgaacgttgacgaaatttcttgggatcctttaaaaacaaacaatataaacaatcattagattggacttttaaaaaacaaattacaaacatacgaaagaggcaatgttcaagaaaaacttacgaatgaggcaatgtttgccctagtgcctctgtgttcttggcccatggtaagaagacacatgactgcaatgtagaacgaagcttggtggatgagaagtttcgccgaagttctctgaataaaagtgttagtggttgatgaaaacttgcaagaatgacctTCTATTTATACTCATTTTCAAGTAGATTGAATATGCAAAAATGTcacaagtgtaaggcatgcgtgggaatcttgtAGCTAGGTgggaatctgatgatgcaaaggtgtgacacgtgtgAGGCATGTGTGGcaatcttgcagaataggtgcaggctaggtggtagtgttggcatgcattggtgcagattaggttgcacttgtcttgtcttggggaagacttggtggaatctgatgatgcaaaggtgtgacacgtgtgaggcatgcgtgggaatcttgcagaataggtgcaggctaggtggtagtgttggcatgcattggtgcagattaggttgcacttgtcttgtcttggggaagacttgtgggaatctgatgatgcaaaggtgtgacacgtgtgaggcatgcgtgggaatcttgcagaataggtgcaggctaggtggtagtgttggcatgcattggtgcagattaggttgcacttgtcttgtcttggggaagacttggtggaatctcatgatgcaaaggtgtgacacgtgtgaggcatgcgtgggaatcttgcagaataggtgcaggctaggtggtagtgttggcatgcattggtgcagattaggttgcacttgtcttgtcttggggaagacttggtggaatctgatgatgcaaaggtgtgacgctgtagcacctcaaatttgcacctaccttttgtacatacattctcatattaggtcataacattaacatagtccactgcatagcattgcattgtcctttgcccaagtgcaagtcctctgacaggaattaggtcaaattggtcaggagatcagtccatcaagcaagcaagtgcaattttcattgagccaaggccctagggttggtccaacatgttcacatgacctagggatcctttgggagtgttttggtcaaggtttggatgctcagaagtcatcagtcagtgttcagttcaccagaaaccctagaaagtccactatggtcaactgtggtcaactgtgcctgattttatggatttcaaggtgggagatggtttgaaagggttcattcatgtccatacaagtctcattcAACATTTAAAAggtcaagattgaagaatttgaactcaaacaagaaatttccaaaaatagaaagttgacctgtaattggaatttgccaaaaatggaaagtcttgatcctcaagattacatcatcatacaagcttcaaatgaattttttcccaacatgaaagttgaagatcttgttctcccatttccaaaaagtccaagaaaaCTCATTTCTTATGTATGGTTGGCcagttatgatcaaatcattctcaagaatttttgaacttcaaagtggcatatcttccaaaccatttggccaaattgggtggggttttttgctacaagtcctatttgatgtgatctatccaaatctttcatcacaatccaccaaaaatcttccaagcaaaatggcattttttaagtgGCATGAATTAAATAGAGTGAagttgaaaaatggactttcaattTAAACATTTCCAATGATTTGTACCAATTACATCTGTTCAGAAATCATGTTTAGAGTTTGTCCAAGGCCCAAATTCGTGCATGTACATGCACCCCATGCAAATTTGGTTGATTTTTAGCAATTGGTAAAAACACCTCATTAACCAAATTTCCAATTAACACTTCATTAACCATGATTACAAATGCTAAACAGAGTACATATACAACATTTTCTGCTGAAAAGCCCTAGCCACAACATTCTAAACGGATCAAAActcatttttctctcaaacaTTCATCTTCTTCATTTTGAACTTTTGCTGAAAACCTTCAAAGAAGCTCGTGCCCTGTTGTTTGTTCCATCATCCAACAACATTGTTGAAGCTTTTGCAAGCCCTAAACCCCAGCTGTAAAGCCATCTCATGCTACTGTTTTGAAGAAGCTTCATCCATGGTAGATTTCAATTGGATCTGTTTCGAGGATTGTTGAGCCAAAGTCCAttctccattcatcatctggGACCTTCATGCGCATCAGTTTCAGCCTTGTACAACCAAACAACCATCAAATCACCACTGTGCTTCAGATTTGGTAAGTTTTCGACCCTAGCCATTTTCAAAATTATGTTATGTTTTAGAAAGATCCTTCCATGCTGAGTTCATTGATGTTTGTGGTTTGAAAAATGGTTAAGTATTTTGAGAGTTATGCTGCCATGAAGTTTGCTATTCCAATATGTTTGTGCATGTTTCTTTGTTGGTAGCTCGAGTTAGGGAAAAATAGGGCCAGATTATGATTGTGTGTTGTTTGCTGGTTTGAATGATGTGTTTGATTCCCATTTCTGGGAAATTTGTTCTTCATCGTGATTGAATGCGCACTGTAGCTTGAAGAAACCCTAAAATTCCTTTGCCCAGATTTGTTTGATCGTGTTTTTGGCTGTTGGATTGTGTTTTGTGCATGAAAATTCACTGTATCATTGCCATGACCAATAGGAACGCAGCattcccttaagtgaaacgccgcgtttcacttaagggaccatTTATTTACAACAATGCCATTCccatttaattatttaattaaatcatttttattttgcaatttttatttcatttgcatggccaatcttagaaaattcataagttgatcatttcttatccaaatttcatgggattttttaTGGATTGATCCTCTTGACCTTTAgttttttatgatattttttccagattttttgcacgtgtgatttttaaaagatgctagggtttgttcatgtggtccattttatgtatgctatgccaaatcaattgtgaaatgatgatactttatccattgcttcccaaattttttgtgcttaatctagacacattcatgttgattttggtgtagagtttgtgaatttaccatttctggtttgtgatttatgattttttgaataggggtgtgacaatttgtgtcacaccattgatgtgcaacttcatgattttaattaccatgcttcttgaactcaaattggtttgaatttttgcatgaatgtacttatggatgtctagttcacatgtgattttttctggaattttggaatgcattttctaattgtttgataatttctcccctgtttgaccaaaatgttgacttttgtgacacatgatgccatatgatttgtgaaattctcatacattattggatgaacttaaaatttgacatgtgattagtagacatcttaaggtttatcatggttttaatcccattcatttctcatatgttgtcactgatttatgatttattgaagttggtgcgtgtttggttgacttctttgagcatgtttgaacttgccttgcctttctgattttcattgacctacttccctttatccaaatgagctgaaatttgatatgcttatcatgttatggatgatgattgatcatgaattatttgatgatttattgaaatgtttatgattggttttgagttaagtcttgctgttgacttctatgagcttctatatgccatgccttgacctaatttgcttatgaaatgatgatgatgattgatatgaacatgaaaccaattgagtttgtttcttgattgtttgaacttgattttggacacttgtcacttgctgttttgactttcttatctctttttgaccctaggcttgtcctagtggtcatgttgctcatgtttaagtttgttgtttcaggttaagcaacaaatacccaaagagatcaatacaaattgattgagcttgattgattatcatgactaacttgtttgttttgtaggttgcttggctcacatgctttgagccttgtgcattgcacatttaactaattgtgttgactgttgatctctatctcattttgatttaactttgaactgtatactgatgttgtctgactggtttcaggtacctttagttgcttatagttctttaagaactttgctttgctttgcttaatagcaatttgcattaaggtataatttcttatcttcatgtagtctggaagacctggcctgttacttggccaggcaactgtctgaagtcctccttaagaggcaatgtttgtgactgtttacatttgtccttgtatatattcaaagacctcctaagtgaagaggcgattggcagaacccaagggatatgcaatatatcccctgctattctgtgtgtcatctgctttgctcacaccactgtgttgatgcattgcagataccaacccaagatcttgtacaattgtacaattgagtcagtttcaaatgtgtagaagggttcccgctttctgaacccacacattcttgtcttaagctctcccaggccagggataagagctgtgaagtctcatcttcactcacttttcatctgcttcaccttagcccctcaatggcaaggttaagagctaacactacccaattacagtggtttgtttgttgaggttgatatgacccctcgactaaaacctaaccttgtttgagcccattgcttgcatatagtgtgtgctacttgtgtttgtgtgtttgtttggcttgcttcctgtgcaagttaggtttagtttggcttgcttcctgtgcaagttaggtttagtttggcttgcttcctatgcaagtcatgtttaggataggcttgcttcctgtgcaagttagctagaaaccttgacttagggacaatcttgcatgataacatctaggctcgagtcgtagtctccctagttgtgtctccctctgttatctggttaagctagtcctgtgtccctctgtaggggaactgcgtcgccctgatcctcataccagatgaggtacgtaggcaggagatgagcagatctctccgggcgcctgtgtttttgttttgtcttgttgtgtgcttggaagctgatgtaagtccatcgagtggcattcgggttccagtgtgggtgcgttttggttcggatgctgatgtaagtccagtgattggcattcgggctccgCGTTTGCcttcttgcgtgtgttttggttcggatgctgatgtaagtccagtgattggcattcgggctccatgtttgcctttgcctgtgtttgtttgtgtgcgtgttagccgagctacaaatgctctgattctccttcgtccaaaggagatacgtatgcataggatgtgacatcctagcgagcatgtgttttccccagtccgaactactttgactctgatgtttatgcctgatagactaagtaggcccaggatgcgatatcctgccgagtcagtcaTGTTTGTTTTctcgtgtctctttcagccaatgtgtgtgtgtgagcagtgttttagcaaccattttccttccttttgtgcgtggatcccgtcgagtacgacggatgcgtaggggtgctaataccttcccttcgcataaccgactcccgatcccattctctttggtcgcgagaccatgctttttccaggtttactctgagcgtttcctttccctcttttgggataaataacgcacggtggcggctctgttgttcttgttttcccgccggtttttcgcgtgatgcgacagctggcgactctgctggggatatagagaagttgacctgtgctggtccgtcttccctaagcgagtctctcctagcgctctctaggttagggttttggttgttgtttgctgttttgttattgcattcattatttattgt encodes:
- the LOC127130568 gene encoding uncharacterized protein LOC127130568 — its product is MAETSKTSDQIHAKLPIFDDSNYERWTVQMKVVFRYQGVLDVIRSGVTPLDETPTEAARETRREQMKKDDKAIYFLHQCVDSNFLEKIIEYETAKEAWDVLATTYASDRQTKEVKLMALRRQLGQLQMEPNETVAQFLIRLTILTNQMKSCGKAVTGSMKVERLSRDLDTSKLEQLICSLEAHELKLKNRDGVKKYERETEKALFTQSQKKGSGSNESWKRKGKGKWKSNKNEGGDSKQESQKK